The proteins below are encoded in one region of Nitrospira sp. SG-bin1:
- a CDS encoding rhodanese codes for MSFTITPKELKARIDKGDKLVLLDVREPWENQLAKLDNSVLIPLGTLPQSLSKLDRNTEIIAYCHHGMRSGDATGFLLQQGFSNVKNLIGGIDAWSVQVDGSVPRY; via the coding sequence ATGAGCTTCACGATTACACCGAAAGAGCTGAAGGCTCGAATCGATAAAGGGGATAAGCTGGTGCTCTTGGATGTGCGCGAGCCGTGGGAGAACCAGCTTGCCAAGCTTGATAACTCCGTGTTGATCCCTCTAGGCACCTTGCCCCAATCCCTTTCAAAATTGGACCGAAACACGGAGATTATCGCCTATTGTCATCATGGGATGAGAAGCGGAGATGCCACGGGATTTCTGCTCCAACAGGGATTCTCGAATGTGAAGAATTTGATCGGGGGAATCGATGCCTGGTCGGTCCAAGTCGATGGGAGCGTTCCTCGATATTGA
- a CDS encoding ribosome biogenesis GTPase Der translates to MPRAKSAPQQEPTLPLLPTEGGPPPLVAIIGRPNVGKSTLFNKILGVKIAIVDDVPGVTRDRNYADAAYRNRKFRLVDTGGLDLSASDSMLTLIRRQSELAIAEADILIVLLDGRSGLTPPDHEVVRLLRGVTKPLFYAINKIDTPKSEPLLADFYKLGTDQLYPVSAEHGLGVAELLDAIYPLLPSTEESDQLQQLPRVAVVGRPNVGKSTLVNALLGEERVVVSDVPGTTRDPIDSLVTHQDQRYVFTDTAGIRRRGKVDRGVEGYSVLRSLRAIGRSDIAILILDGVEGVTEQDTKIAGAILKQGRACILLINKWDLRAADPKARQAYERELRRRFPFLTWAPILYGSALKPDSVHRLFPLLRDVHTMFTKRVPTGMLNTWLQRILVTHPLPTRKHKPSAVTKSAFITQVATKPPVFALFVGHPEDLTPSYLKYLENQLRETYQFTGTPLRIMVRKK, encoded by the coding sequence ATGCCGCGCGCAAAGTCTGCTCCCCAACAAGAACCGACGCTGCCGTTACTCCCGACAGAAGGCGGACCGCCGCCGCTCGTGGCCATCATCGGGCGGCCGAACGTGGGGAAATCGACGCTGTTCAACAAAATCTTGGGTGTGAAGATCGCGATCGTGGACGATGTTCCGGGAGTGACCCGCGACCGTAACTATGCCGATGCCGCCTACCGCAATCGAAAGTTTCGGCTGGTCGACACGGGAGGTCTGGATCTGTCTGCTTCCGACAGTATGTTGACGTTGATTCGACGACAGTCGGAACTGGCGATCGCTGAAGCGGACATCCTCATCGTGCTCTTGGACGGTCGCTCGGGATTGACTCCGCCGGATCATGAAGTGGTGCGGCTGCTGCGTGGAGTGACGAAACCACTGTTCTATGCGATCAACAAGATCGACACGCCGAAGTCCGAGCCGTTGCTCGCCGATTTCTACAAGTTGGGTACCGACCAACTCTATCCCGTGTCGGCCGAACATGGCTTGGGGGTCGCCGAATTATTGGATGCGATCTATCCGCTCCTTCCATCGACTGAGGAATCCGACCAGCTGCAACAACTTCCCCGCGTGGCTGTGGTAGGCCGTCCGAACGTCGGAAAATCCACCCTCGTGAACGCCTTGCTTGGAGAGGAACGGGTCGTCGTGAGCGATGTTCCGGGAACCACGCGTGACCCGATCGACTCGCTGGTCACGCACCAGGATCAACGTTATGTTTTTACCGACACAGCCGGCATCAGGCGGCGCGGCAAGGTCGACCGCGGAGTGGAAGGCTACAGCGTCCTCCGATCTCTCCGTGCCATCGGCCGGTCGGACATCGCCATCCTGATTCTGGATGGGGTGGAAGGCGTCACGGAACAAGATACCAAGATTGCCGGAGCCATTCTGAAGCAAGGGCGTGCCTGCATTCTCTTGATCAACAAGTGGGATTTGCGCGCTGCAGATCCGAAGGCACGACAAGCGTATGAACGCGAACTCCGTCGCCGGTTTCCCTTCCTCACCTGGGCGCCGATCCTATACGGCTCAGCCCTCAAACCGGACTCCGTCCATCGCCTGTTTCCTCTTCTCAGGGACGTGCACACCATGTTTACCAAGCGCGTTCCCACCGGAATGCTGAATACTTGGCTCCAGAGGATTCTAGTGACCCACCCCTTGCCGACTCGCAAACACAAGCCGTCCGCCGTCACGAAATCCGCCTTCATCACACAGGTGGCCACCAAACCGCCGGTCTTCGCCTTGTTCGTCGGCCATCCGGAGGACCTCACGCCCTCGTATCTGAAATATTTGGAAAACCAGCTGCGCGAGACGTACCAATTCACCGGTACCCCGCTCCGCATTATGGTGAGAAAAAAGTAG
- a CDS encoding rRNA methyltransferase, whose product MGTNTQRGRDRCDHVMTSRGLVQSRDIAVRMILAGKVKSNGQIVDKPSRVIPIDANIEIVGESKPFVSRGGEKLEAALDFGSIDPHGLICLDVGCSTGGFTDCLLQRGAARVYAVDVGYGQFDWRLRQDPRVVLIERTNIRYMPPSAVPEPVDLVVIDVSFISLMKVLPPVAQFLRPAARVIALIKPQFEVGKGQVGRGGIVRDDAQRMEAVQRIVRFAADMGLQTRRTVESPVKGKKGNQEILAIFEYGTPFHGM is encoded by the coding sequence ATGGGTACAAACACACAACGCGGTAGGGATCGTTGCGACCATGTGATGACGAGTCGCGGACTGGTACAGAGTCGAGACATCGCCGTTCGGATGATTCTCGCCGGCAAGGTAAAAAGCAACGGACAGATCGTCGACAAGCCGTCCAGGGTGATTCCCATCGATGCGAACATCGAGATTGTCGGAGAAAGTAAACCGTTCGTCAGCCGAGGCGGCGAAAAGCTGGAGGCGGCTCTGGACTTCGGTTCGATCGATCCACACGGGTTGATTTGTCTGGACGTCGGATGCTCCACCGGAGGGTTCACCGACTGCTTGCTCCAAAGGGGAGCGGCGAGGGTCTACGCGGTCGACGTGGGTTATGGTCAGTTCGACTGGCGGCTTCGACAGGACCCGCGCGTTGTGCTGATTGAGCGGACCAACATACGCTATATGCCTCCTTCGGCTGTTCCGGAGCCGGTTGATCTGGTCGTCATCGATGTGTCGTTTATTTCATTGATGAAGGTGCTTCCCCCCGTCGCGCAATTTCTCCGGCCTGCGGCCCGCGTCATCGCCTTGATTAAACCCCAGTTTGAAGTGGGAAAGGGCCAAGTGGGTCGGGGGGGTATCGTGCGCGACGATGCGCAAAGGATGGAGGCAGTGCAGCGCATCGTGCGATTCGCCGCCGACATGGGGTTGCAGACGAGGAGGACGGTAGAGTCCCCGGTCAAAGGGAAAAAGGGGAATCAGGAAATATTAGCAATCTTTGAGTACGGTACCCCGTTTCATGGTATGTAA
- a CDS encoding leucyl/phenylalanyl-tRNA--protein transferase: MVRLHRQDLRFPPVEQATPEGLLAVGGDLRPERLLTAYRHGIFPWYNDDQPILWWSPDPRAVLFPDKLHVSHSLKRTLRSNMFAVTLDTCFRHVMEQCAGPRSQYPEGGTWITGDMLEAYTRLHELGYAHSAEAWQDGRLVGGLYGVAIGGAFFAESMFTRVDDASKVALVRLVTQLQAWNFRLIDCQQSSPHVMRFGAVEIPRRDFIHHLAVAITLQDRRGRWQFDKA, from the coding sequence ATGGTTCGTTTACACAGACAAGATCTTCGTTTTCCACCAGTTGAGCAGGCCACTCCTGAAGGCTTGCTTGCCGTTGGCGGAGATCTCCGCCCGGAGCGCCTACTTACAGCCTATCGGCACGGCATCTTCCCTTGGTACAACGACGATCAACCCATTTTGTGGTGGTCGCCTGATCCTCGCGCCGTGTTGTTCCCCGACAAGCTTCATGTCTCACACAGCCTCAAGAGAACCCTTCGCTCGAACATGTTTGCCGTCACGCTCGATACCTGTTTTCGCCACGTCATGGAGCAGTGCGCGGGACCGCGTTCGCAATATCCGGAAGGGGGCACCTGGATCACCGGTGACATGCTGGAGGCCTACACACGCTTGCATGAACTCGGCTATGCTCATTCCGCCGAGGCCTGGCAGGACGGTCGCCTGGTCGGCGGATTGTATGGCGTGGCGATCGGAGGCGCCTTCTTTGCCGAGTCAATGTTTACACGAGTCGACGATGCATCCAAAGTGGCGCTCGTCAGGCTGGTCACACAACTCCAAGCCTGGAATTTTCGACTTATCGATTGCCAGCAATCCTCTCCGCATGTCATGCGGTTCGGCGCGGTAGAAATTCCCCGGCGAGACTTCATCCACCACCTTGCAGTTGCAATCACGCTTCAGGACCGACGCGGACGCTGGCAGTTCGACAAGGCATGA
- a CDS encoding orotidine 5'-phosphate decarboxylase, whose protein sequence is MENISARDRLIFALDVPSAAEADRLLDRLQGHLSFVKVGLELYTAAGPEMVRRIVERGMRVFLDLKFLDIEETVRRATSRVAAMGVEFLTVHANRKALMAAVQGREGSALKLLAVTVLTNFDGNDLREMGIQRTVQDLVTARASLASEVGCDGVVASGEEAAAIRQKIGSQFAIVTPGVRPAGKGVDDHARATTPTQTIASGADYLVIGRPIRDAADPAATVAAILSEMQTAFDKRG, encoded by the coding sequence ATGGAGAACATTTCGGCACGTGATCGACTTATTTTTGCGTTGGATGTGCCGTCAGCGGCGGAAGCCGATCGGCTCTTGGATAGACTCCAAGGACATCTCTCTTTCGTGAAGGTGGGCCTTGAACTCTATACCGCGGCGGGTCCGGAGATGGTCAGGCGGATCGTGGAGCGGGGGATGCGGGTCTTTCTCGATCTCAAGTTTCTCGATATCGAGGAGACGGTCCGTCGGGCTACAAGTCGGGTCGCCGCGATGGGGGTGGAATTTTTGACCGTTCATGCCAATCGCAAGGCCCTCATGGCCGCCGTGCAAGGCCGAGAGGGTTCGGCACTCAAGCTGTTGGCCGTGACGGTCTTGACGAACTTCGACGGCAACGATCTGCGGGAAATGGGAATTCAGCGGACGGTTCAAGACCTCGTCACCGCCCGAGCGTCGCTGGCCTCGGAAGTGGGCTGTGATGGGGTGGTGGCGTCCGGCGAAGAAGCGGCGGCCATCCGGCAGAAAATCGGTTCGCAATTCGCGATCGTCACCCCGGGAGTTCGCCCTGCCGGCAAGGGAGTCGATGATCATGCCAGGGCCACCACTCCGACTCAGACCATCGCGTCCGGCGCGGACTATCTTGTCATCGGCCGACCGATTCGTGACGCGGCAGACCCTGCGGCAACGGTGGCCGCCATTCTCTCGGAAATGCAAACCGCCTTTGATAAGCGCGGTTAA
- a CDS encoding leucine--tRNA ligase: protein MSKGYDHQAIEAKWQQYWDEHRTFRVTEDSGKPKFYCLDMFPYPSGSGLHVGHLEGYSATDIVSRYKRMRGFNVLHPMGWDAFGLPAEQYAVKTGIHPAKTTAENIATFKRQMKRVGLSYDWERELSTTDPEYYRWTQWIFLRLFERGLAYVAEVPVNWCPALGTVLANEEIVDGKSEVGGFDVVRKPMRQWVLKITAYADRLLEDLKLVDWPASTLEMQKNWIGRSIGAEVDFALADRNGVIRVFTTRPDTLFGATYMVLAPEHPLVDVVTSEGQKEAVRTYREAAARKSDLQRQELDKEKTGVFTGGYAVNPVNDERLPIWIADYVLMSYGTGAIMAVPAHDERDWAFARQYQLPIREVIAGGNVREAAFTDTERGKVVNSVTRDGSFSINGLMPSEAIPKITEWLAKQGKGTRAVNYKLRDWLFARQRYWGEPFPIVWVDGEGRPLPEEQLPLVLPETNNFTPSGTGESPLANLDSWLTTTDPATGKPARRETNTMPQWAGSCWYYLRFIDPQNTIRLVDPAKERYWMPVDLYIGGSEHAVLHLLYARFWHKVLFDIGVASTPEPFRKLVHQGIVLGEDNQKMSKSRGNVVNPDEMIDQFGADAVRLYEMFMGPLEAMKPWSTRGVEGVTRFLERVWRLIVDEQGRPSKAIVSTAPSVDHQRLLHHTIKKVTEDIEALRFNTAISQMMIFTNEMTKAQERPRTVIEPFVLLLAPFAPHLAEELWGVLGHQPSVSQQSWPIFDPALTVNERMTIPIQVNGKLRAKLDVAVDTSREEIERLARTEAAEWLQGKEPKKVIYVEKKLLNFVI, encoded by the coding sequence ATGAGCAAAGGATACGATCACCAGGCAATCGAGGCGAAATGGCAACAGTACTGGGATGAACACCGGACATTTCGCGTCACGGAAGATTCCGGCAAGCCGAAGTTCTACTGCCTCGACATGTTCCCCTATCCCTCCGGATCCGGACTCCACGTCGGCCATCTGGAAGGGTACTCCGCGACCGATATTGTCTCTCGCTATAAACGGATGCGCGGCTTCAACGTGCTGCATCCCATGGGCTGGGACGCCTTCGGCCTGCCAGCCGAACAGTATGCCGTGAAAACCGGCATTCATCCGGCGAAAACGACGGCGGAAAATATCGCCACCTTCAAGCGCCAGATGAAACGGGTCGGGCTCTCGTATGACTGGGAACGAGAACTCAGCACCACGGACCCGGAGTACTACCGCTGGACGCAATGGATCTTCCTCCGGCTCTTTGAGCGCGGGCTGGCCTACGTGGCGGAAGTTCCGGTGAACTGGTGTCCGGCGCTCGGCACGGTGTTGGCGAATGAGGAAATCGTCGACGGCAAGAGCGAAGTCGGCGGTTTCGACGTGGTCCGTAAGCCGATGCGGCAATGGGTGCTGAAGATCACCGCCTATGCCGATCGCTTGCTCGAAGACTTGAAGCTGGTCGACTGGCCCGCCAGCACGTTGGAGATGCAGAAAAATTGGATCGGTCGTTCGATCGGGGCCGAGGTCGATTTTGCCTTGGCCGATCGAAACGGCGTGATTCGGGTGTTTACGACCAGACCGGACACGCTGTTCGGCGCGACCTATATGGTCTTGGCGCCGGAACATCCGCTCGTCGATGTGGTCACGAGCGAGGGGCAGAAAGAGGCCGTCAGGACCTATCGCGAAGCCGCAGCACGAAAGAGCGATCTGCAACGACAAGAGCTCGACAAAGAAAAGACCGGCGTCTTCACCGGCGGCTACGCCGTCAATCCGGTCAACGACGAACGGTTGCCGATTTGGATCGCCGATTATGTGCTGATGAGTTACGGAACCGGCGCGATCATGGCCGTGCCGGCGCATGATGAACGTGATTGGGCGTTCGCGCGCCAATACCAGCTGCCTATTCGTGAGGTGATCGCCGGGGGGAATGTGCGAGAAGCCGCCTTTACCGACACGGAGCGCGGCAAGGTCGTGAACTCAGTGACCAGGGACGGCAGTTTTTCGATCAACGGTCTCATGCCGTCTGAAGCGATTCCAAAAATCACCGAATGGCTGGCGAAGCAAGGGAAGGGAACCAGGGCGGTCAACTATAAGCTGCGTGACTGGCTCTTTGCCCGGCAGCGGTATTGGGGCGAACCGTTCCCCATCGTGTGGGTGGATGGAGAAGGACGTCCGCTTCCCGAGGAGCAATTGCCGCTCGTGTTGCCGGAGACCAACAACTTTACACCGTCCGGGACCGGGGAAAGTCCATTGGCCAACCTGGATTCCTGGCTGACGACGACCGATCCCGCCACCGGCAAACCGGCTCGGCGCGAAACCAACACCATGCCGCAGTGGGCCGGCTCTTGCTGGTACTACCTGAGATTCATCGACCCCCAGAACACGATCCGGCTCGTCGATCCGGCGAAAGAACGCTATTGGATGCCGGTGGACCTGTACATCGGAGGCAGCGAGCATGCCGTCCTGCATCTCCTGTATGCCCGGTTCTGGCATAAGGTCTTGTTCGATATCGGCGTGGCAAGCACGCCGGAACCGTTCCGGAAATTGGTGCACCAGGGCATCGTTTTGGGTGAAGACAATCAAAAGATGTCGAAGTCACGCGGCAACGTGGTCAATCCGGATGAGATGATCGATCAGTTCGGCGCGGATGCGGTCCGGCTCTATGAAATGTTCATGGGACCGCTCGAGGCGATGAAACCGTGGAGCACCAGGGGGGTGGAAGGTGTGACCCGGTTTTTGGAACGAGTCTGGCGGTTGATCGTCGATGAGCAGGGCCGACCGTCGAAGGCTATCGTGTCGACGGCACCGAGCGTCGATCATCAGCGTCTGCTCCATCACACGATCAAAAAGGTGACGGAGGACATCGAAGCCCTCCGATTCAATACGGCCATCTCACAGATGATGATTTTCACCAATGAGATGACGAAGGCTCAGGAACGGCCACGGACTGTGATCGAGCCGTTCGTCTTGTTGCTTGCGCCGTTTGCCCCGCATCTAGCCGAGGAGCTCTGGGGTGTGTTGGGGCACCAGCCCAGCGTGTCGCAACAGTCCTGGCCCATCTTCGATCCGGCACTGACGGTGAATGAACGCATGACCATTCCCATTCAGGTCAACGGCAAGCTCAGAGCCAAACTCGATGTCGCCGTCGACACATCGCGCGAGGAGATCGAGCGGCTGGCTCGCACCGAGGCGGCCGAGTGGCTCCAAGGCAAAGAGCCGAAGAAAGTGATCTACGTCGAAAAGAAGTTGCTCAACTTTGTCATCTAG
- a CDS encoding metallophosphoesterase yields the protein MKVLCIGDIMGEPGRRAVARAVPRLTAQHRIDAVIANGENLAGGFGITRELAEELFETGISVITTGNHAWDKKEAVDYFSREPRLLRPANYPAGVPGNGSVVIETAGGERLAVLQLMGRVYMPTIDCPFQTAKRELSRLKRETSAIVVDMHAEATSEKMAMGHFLDGEVVAVVGTHTHVQTADEQILPKGTAYITDIGMTGPLHSVIGVKKELAIEKFLTAMPRRFEVASGPSVFCAVLLELDPRLGKAVAFERIRVID from the coding sequence ATGAAGGTCCTCTGTATCGGGGACATCATGGGGGAGCCGGGCCGCCGGGCTGTCGCTCGGGCCGTTCCTCGGCTGACCGCACAACACCGTATCGATGCGGTCATCGCCAATGGTGAAAACCTGGCGGGAGGTTTTGGGATCACTCGGGAGCTGGCCGAAGAGCTCTTCGAGACGGGCATCTCGGTGATCACCACCGGAAATCATGCATGGGACAAGAAAGAGGCCGTCGATTATTTTTCACGCGAGCCCCGTTTATTGCGGCCGGCGAATTATCCGGCAGGAGTTCCCGGGAATGGAAGTGTGGTCATCGAGACGGCGGGTGGCGAGCGGCTGGCCGTCTTGCAGCTGATGGGGCGGGTATATATGCCGACGATCGATTGCCCGTTTCAAACGGCCAAACGCGAATTGTCGCGGTTGAAGCGGGAGACGTCCGCGATCGTCGTCGACATGCATGCGGAAGCCACGTCTGAAAAAATGGCGATGGGGCATTTTTTAGACGGGGAGGTGGTCGCCGTCGTCGGGACGCATACGCATGTGCAGACGGCCGATGAACAAATCCTTCCGAAAGGCACCGCGTACATCACCGATATCGGCATGACCGGTCCGCTCCATTCGGTGATCGGAGTCAAGAAAGAATTGGCGATCGAAAAATTTTTGACCGCGATGCCGCGACGGTTCGAAGTCGCATCAGGGCCGTCCGTGTTTTGTGCGGTTCTGCTTGAACTCGATCCCCGCTTGGGTAAGGCCGTCGCGTTTGAACGGATTCGTGTCATCGATTAG
- a CDS encoding exodeoxyribonuclease VII small subunit (catalyzes the bidirectional exonucleolytic cleavage of DNA): MAGVKFEQAMARLEAIVGELEKGDLPLDESLKIFEEGIRLSKNCLKVLEEAERKVEVLVQDTNGKKQLRAFSSNDIDVAGSTED; this comes from the coding sequence GTGGCTGGTGTGAAGTTTGAGCAAGCGATGGCCCGATTGGAAGCCATCGTGGGAGAATTAGAAAAAGGTGATCTGCCGCTTGATGAATCCTTGAAGATTTTCGAGGAGGGTATTCGCCTGTCAAAGAACTGTCTGAAAGTATTGGAAGAGGCTGAACGGAAAGTCGAGGTGCTGGTCCAGGATACGAATGGAAAAAAGCAATTACGTGCCTTCAGTTCCAATGACATTGATGTAGCGGGCTCCACCGAGGACTGA
- a CDS encoding UDP-glucose 4-epimerase codes for MKVLVTGGAGFIGSHVVDRLVEEGHQVVIVDNLATGKRKNVNRAASLYKTDITSWRLERVFRNERPNIVLHLAAHINVRRSVDDPVFDAQVNILGTMNVLQQAVRYGCRKVVFSSSGGAIYGEQEAFPAVESHPTKPLSPYGISKLCGEHYLSYFQRVSGIPVVSLRYANVYGPRQDPDGEAGVVAIFIQKMLNSEQPIINGNGRQTRDFVFVDDVAEANLAAMAQDAHGVYNVGTGTETSVNELFRMLAGLTGSSAKEVHGPAKAGEQIRSVVDPSRIKQELGWDVKVGLAEGLKETVEFFQGKSR; via the coding sequence ATGAAAGTACTCGTGACGGGCGGCGCAGGGTTTATCGGGTCTCATGTGGTGGACCGACTCGTTGAAGAGGGGCATCAAGTGGTCATCGTCGACAATCTGGCCACCGGAAAACGGAAAAACGTGAACCGCGCGGCGAGTCTCTACAAAACCGACATTACCAGTTGGCGTCTCGAACGGGTTTTTCGCAATGAACGGCCCAACATCGTCCTTCACCTTGCGGCTCACATCAATGTCCGTCGTTCGGTGGATGATCCGGTGTTCGATGCGCAGGTCAACATTTTGGGAACGATGAACGTGCTGCAGCAAGCGGTTCGGTATGGGTGCCGAAAGGTCGTGTTCTCCTCGTCCGGGGGGGCGATCTATGGTGAACAGGAAGCGTTTCCGGCCGTTGAGTCTCATCCCACCAAACCACTGTCACCCTATGGCATCAGTAAGCTGTGCGGCGAACATTACTTGTCCTACTTCCAACGGGTCAGCGGGATTCCAGTCGTCAGCCTCCGCTATGCCAACGTGTATGGGCCAAGACAGGATCCCGATGGAGAGGCAGGGGTCGTCGCCATCTTCATCCAAAAGATGTTGAACAGCGAGCAGCCCATCATCAACGGAAACGGCCGGCAAACCCGAGATTTCGTGTTCGTCGACGACGTGGCGGAAGCCAACCTCGCCGCCATGGCCCAGGACGCCCACGGCGTCTACAATGTAGGAACCGGCACCGAGACATCCGTCAATGAGCTGTTCCGCATGCTGGCCGGCCTGACCGGTTCCAGTGCCAAGGAAGTTCATGGCCCGGCCAAGGCAGGCGAGCAGATTCGCAGTGTGGTGGACCCGTCAAGGATCAAGCAGGAACTGGGATGGGACGTCAAGGTGGGACTTGCCGAGGGGCTGAAGGAGACGGTGGAATTTTTCCAAGGAAAGAGCCGCTAG
- a CDS encoding ribonuclease Y (protein from Staphylococcus aureus has phosphodiesterase activity against 2'-3'-cAMP and 2'-3'-cGMP), giving the protein MYIILSVIFGAVVGAGVFELVRRRMTGAKQAEANDLAKQVVQNAQREAENILKEARLEAKDLVFKAKSEFEQEQKTKLGELSAMEKRLIQREGGLDGKLAALEKRENESRKREADFAKREEGLVAKESACAKAERDHREALERVAGMTADEAKKQLILEMESQARLDAVGIAKRTIEEARETAEREAREIITTSIQRVVRDYVSESTISVVPIPNDAMKGRIIGREGRNIRALEAATGIDLIIDETPEAVIISGFDPLRREIAKVSLERLMHDGRIHPTRIEEIVEKVKVDIDKLMYEEAEKIIFELGLSDFHPELIKVLGRLKYRTSYGQNNLYHAREASYICGIMASELGLDVRLARRGALLHDIGKAVSHEEEGPHAMLGAEIAKKYGESPKIVNAIAAHHEQVEPICPESVLVAAAEALSAARPGARREALESYVKRLEKLESLATGHKAVQKAYAIQAGREIRVIVRQEDISDAESFQLSRELAKKIEQELTYPGQIKVTVIRESRYVEYAK; this is encoded by the coding sequence CGGGCGCCAAACAGGCTGAGGCGAACGATCTGGCCAAGCAGGTTGTGCAGAACGCACAGCGGGAAGCGGAGAATATTCTTAAAGAGGCCAGGCTCGAGGCCAAGGATTTGGTGTTCAAAGCAAAGTCAGAATTCGAGCAAGAACAGAAAACAAAACTTGGCGAGCTCTCGGCGATGGAGAAGCGTTTGATCCAACGGGAAGGCGGGCTTGACGGAAAGCTCGCCGCCCTGGAAAAGCGGGAGAACGAGTCACGCAAGCGCGAGGCGGATTTCGCAAAACGAGAAGAGGGCTTGGTCGCCAAAGAGTCCGCCTGCGCCAAGGCCGAGCGCGACCATCGCGAAGCGTTGGAGCGGGTCGCCGGGATGACGGCTGATGAAGCCAAGAAACAATTGATCCTTGAAATGGAATCGCAGGCCAGGCTCGATGCCGTCGGCATTGCCAAACGAACGATCGAAGAGGCCCGTGAGACCGCCGAACGGGAAGCGCGAGAAATCATTACCACCTCGATTCAACGGGTCGTTCGCGACTATGTTTCGGAGTCCACGATCTCCGTGGTCCCCATTCCAAACGATGCCATGAAGGGTCGGATCATCGGTCGGGAAGGCCGGAATATCCGGGCGCTTGAAGCGGCGACGGGCATCGATCTGATCATCGATGAAACGCCTGAAGCCGTGATTATCTCCGGATTTGACCCGCTGCGGCGCGAGATCGCCAAGGTTTCGCTGGAACGGCTGATGCATGATGGGCGTATCCATCCCACGCGCATCGAAGAGATCGTCGAAAAAGTAAAAGTCGACATCGATAAGCTGATGTACGAAGAGGCGGAGAAGATTATTTTCGAGTTGGGGCTCTCGGATTTTCATCCTGAGTTGATCAAGGTACTCGGTCGTCTCAAGTATCGGACGAGCTACGGACAAAACAATCTCTACCATGCCCGCGAAGCATCGTATATTTGCGGCATCATGGCATCGGAGCTGGGTCTTGATGTCCGGCTGGCTCGGCGCGGCGCGTTGCTCCATGATATCGGTAAAGCGGTCAGCCATGAAGAAGAGGGACCGCATGCGATGTTGGGAGCCGAGATCGCCAAGAAATACGGTGAATCTCCGAAGATCGTCAACGCGATCGCCGCGCATCATGAGCAGGTGGAGCCGATTTGCCCGGAAAGCGTATTGGTGGCAGCGGCCGAAGCGTTGTCGGCGGCGCGCCCCGGTGCGCGACGGGAAGCTCTAGAGTCCTACGTGAAGCGGTTGGAAAAATTGGAATCACTGGCGACCGGGCATAAGGCCGTCCAAAAAGCGTACGCGATCCAGGCCGGGCGGGAAATTCGGGTCATCGTGAGGCAAGAGGACATCTCGGATGCGGAGTCGTTCCAGCTTTCGCGCGAGCTGGCGAAGAAGATCGAACAGGAGTTGACCTATCCGGGTCAGATCAAGGTGACCGTCATTCGGGAAAGCCGATACGTGGAATACGCCAAATGA